The following is a genomic window from Verrucomicrobiota bacterium.
GCTTAAAAGTGGCCAGCCGCGCCCCACCGCCAAAATCAAGTCTTTTCTCATGTTCTCATCGATTTTTTTGCATGCGATCCCAGCGAATTACGCCTTCCTGAATTTTCGGACAGGCTCTAAGGGAGGGCACGGCTGAGAGAGTGACCGAAGTTCCATCTCTGTCGAGCAGACCTCATACGGGCTCAGTGAGCGCGTTCCCACTGTATGTAACCGAACGTCAGAAGCGAATCGAAGCAGAAGAAAAGCTGGAAGAACGACCTGAACTCTCTCCGCCCGATTGGCCCCGGTGATATCAAATCACCAGAAGGGCTTGGCTGGGAGTATCAAACCGGCTGCACCGAACGCCGGGATAGCGCCTCGGTTGACAATCGAACACCCTTGGCCCGGCGTCGGTGAGCCGGAACGTTCGGATAACCAAGTGATCCTCCGCGAACAGTGAAGTACCGGGTCGAATTGACGTTGGCTTGAGGATGGCCTTCGAGGGGACGTGAAGCGGTTAAGCAACCATTTTCCCGAATATCGGATGCGCGCTGGCAACTGGCGAGTGCTTTTCGAGGTCGCAGGGGACCGGGTTGTCGTCTATCGTATCCGGCATCGAAGAGACGCGTACCGATGAGACATTCTATGAGCATTCATCCGCAGATTATCGAGAAAGACGGACGGAAGGAGTTCGTGGTTCTTCCGTATGATGAGTTTCTTCGCCTCCAGGAGGAGTTGGAGGATTACCACGATCTTCGGCTGCTCCGAGAGGAGAAAGCCTCGGCTGGCGCGGAGCCGACGCGGTTACTGGATGAAGTTCTCAAGGAGTTGGGAGAGTGAATCTGGAGCGAACGCGGGCGGCCCGCACCAGTTGGCAATGCCGACGCGCTGGGCCGCCCGCGTCGCTCAGTTCTGGTGTTAGCCTCTTATGGAACCAGCAACCGGTTTAACAATCCTCGGCTCCGCGATTGGCGGTGCTAAAGTGGTAGAGAGAATCCTGGGGCCGACCGCAGACTATGTTGGTATTGGCCTTCGCAATTGGACTCAAAGACGAGTGGAAAACGTCAGCCGCATTTTCGAAATCGTAACGAAGCGGTTGGGAAATCAGATTGACCAACCCGGAAGCGTGCATCCCAAAGTTTTGAAGGAGGTACTTGAGGAGGGTTCATTTACTGAAGATCCTCTCGCATGCGAGAATTTCGGAGGAGTTCTGGCTTCATCGAGAAGCACAGTCTCACGCGATGATCGCGGAGCATCTTTTCTGAAGTTGATAGCCGAGCTCACCACATACCAGATTCGGACCCATTACGTCCTTTATTCCGGAATGAAGAAAGTTTTCGATGGACGCATGGTTTCGATGGGCGTCGAAGAGCACAGGCAGGGTTGTAATATGTTTATTACGTTGGAGGCCTATAGAAGCGTGATGGATTTTGGAGCGAGCGAGGACTGGGCGACGATTCTTGGTCACTCCATGTTCGGTTTGTATGAGCACGGACTTATTGGGACCTTTCTTTTTGGTGCTCTCGACGATATGCGGAGGCAGTTCCCGGATCTCAGAGCCGGTGGGATTCAGTATTTTCCGAGTGCCAGAGGAGTTGAGTTATTCATGTGGGCCAATGGCTTCGGATCATTGCAGCCACATCGATTTCTGGCGCGAGACCTTGAGATTCCAGTCCAGCAAGACATTCGGATTGAGGTTGGTTTCATGCCGTTTGGAGAGGCTAACAGCGAGTCGAGCGAACCGCCGCTGAGCGTCTCGGTTTTAACATGATCGGATTTATGAACACCACCAGACATGGCTGGAGGGCGCTGTCGGCGGCGGTCGCTCACCCGGTACGTTAGACCAGTAATGACTCCGAAATACCCCATCAAGCTTGTCGGACATTTGACGTGGCTCTATCCAGGCGAGCAGAGATTCGATCGCTTCAAAGTCCAGCGGGCTTTGTTTCGCTCACCGGACGAGTTCGTGATCGATTGTGATTGTGGTGCTCCTCAGCATTCGTACGTTTACACGATGAAGCTGTCGCGCGTCGGTCCTGACCAGTTCAGTGGCACATTTTCGGTTTGTCACACCACTGATCCCACAAGCGGGACCGTATCGTTCAGAGTTTATCGGCGCGATGGCGGGATTGCCCTTTCAGGTAATTGGATCGAGAAGGGTTATCATGACGAGATACTTGGTGAGCTGACGGTGGTGGATCGTTTTCCGGATGAGCGTTCAGACTGATGACTGGTCAACAAATCGCTCGATCCAACAGCCGTGAGCGTCTCGGATTTCATGCGTTTTGATTTCACCGGGGCTAATCGGCACCTCCGTTAGCTGGATGGAGCGGGTGAATGGCGCCGGGCCGCTCCGATTCCTGTTGGATTCCGGCGCGCAATTGGACCTGATTCAGGAGGCGCATCGGGTGGCGCTGGGGATCAAGAGAGTCGGCGCGATGCGCTTGAACGCGACTTCGGGGCACTCCCTTTGTGAAGGCGCGGCATTTGAGTTGGACGGCGCCAGTTACAGGCCCGGCCGAATTGGCGCGACCATTCTCACGAACCTGGAATCGGTCATCGGATGCAAGATTGACGGAATCCTGGGCGCCGGCTTTTCACCGCGTTCGTTGTGGAACTGGACTATCCGCGCCAGCGTATGACGCTTCATGACCGCAGACGCTTCCGCTACCGGGGCAACGGCGAGCGCGTGCCGCTGAAACTCCAGGCGCTGTTGCCTTACGTGCCAGCGACCCTGGTTCTGCGTGGGGCGCGCCCGCTCGCAGGCCGGTTTCTCGTGGACACGGGCGCCAATGCCACGGCGGAAACCCCGGCGCCTTTTCTGGATTCAAGCCATCTCTCCGCAAACAAAAGCCATCGTCTCGAAGCCAAAGCCATGAAGATATTGGAGCGACAGATTTGAGCGCGTCTGTGGCTATCGCGGAGCGGCGCGCCGCTCGGCCTGGAGGAAGGCTTCAAAGCCGCGCCGGACGGGAGCGGGAGCGGCTTTCAATTGGCGGGTGAATTCAGAGCTGTGCAAATCGGCGCCGGCTTTCTGAATCAAGCAGGCCGCTTGCGCCGCGACGGCTTCGTCGTACGGGGCGAGCGCCCGCAACAATCCGCGCGCGCCGGTTCCATGTCGCCGGACGAGCGTCTGCGCATAAGTTCGCGCGGAACTGAACTTCCCGTCTCCGTCCGCGTCGATCCAGATGGGATTGGTCGCGCCGATGACGCGTGGGTTCCAGACACGCGAACTCGGTTGATACGGTCGCGCGATGCCCCAATACGGCGCGCGAACTCCGGGTCCGGAAGCAATCGCGACCAGATGCACATCGTGCCGGGGCCGGGGAATGAGCCAGGTGACGCTGGTCTTGATTCCGTCTGCGGGCCGGACGGCGAGCCCCGCCGATGTCTTTCGCAAGTCGGAGGCTCCCTTGCCGCTTTTCTCCCCGCGAACGCGGCCCCTCACCCCATCCCTCTGCCCCTCCGAGGGGGAGAGGGTGTCTGTAACCGGGTCGATCTTCTGTTCCCGAATCTTCACGCCGTTGGCGTAAAGTTCGACTCGATCCGCCGTGACCCACGACGGGCCCAGCACGGTTGCTTCCACGCGAATGCGGCGTCCCAGGCCCGTTGCAAGATCTCCGACGCCGAATTCTCGATCGACTTTCATCTGGGCCAGCAATCCCAGGCTGACCAGAACGCGCCCTTTCAAAAAACTTTCGCAGGCCACGCCGACATCGATGCGGCCCGGCTCGCGATCCTCACACGCGACGTAGCTGCGGCCCTGCCCCACGATGTAGCGGCTCACATCGTGGCCGTCGCTGGAACCAACGGCTGCGACGCGATGTCCGTAATTCAAGAGCGCAAGCCAATCGTGAAAACCGAGCATCAAATCGGACTGCAACGCCGAGGAATTGCACACTTCAATGGCGTCGAAGCTGAATTCAAACCCTCGTTTGTTCTCGCCGGTGACCGCATTGAAATTCGTCGCAGCGAACGGCTGGAAATTGCTGTGGACGTTGCGCGGATGGTTCAGGATGACCACGCGGACGCCCGGCGTGGAACGGATCGCTTCCATCAAACGAGGCCATTCCACGATTCGAGCGTCGGGAGCCTTGCTCCCGGCCGTGATCGGGAAATGGTTGAAATGGCCCTTCGCCGTGGTGGTCTCGCAACCGATGACCGGCGTGAAGAATTTCTCCACCGCCATGCGCCGGGCCGGTTCCGCAAAGTCCGTGAGAGACTCGTGGTCGGTGGCGATGGGCAATTCGATGCCTTCGCCGGCCAGCGTGATGGCGCGCTCGTCCAATGTCGCATCGCCGTGCTGGCTGTGCGTGAAAGTGTGGATGTGAGTGTCGCTGCTGACCAGGCCGGGCGTGGGCACTTCGCGGCGGAGCTGGAGCTCGACCCGGCGAGTTTCCCTGGCGGCCAGAATCAGGTTCGTCGTGGCCAGGCTGTATTCGAAGCCGCGTGTGGCGTAGATCGTAATCGGGCCGGGCCGCGTGCCGACGCGCGCCTTGCCGTCCGGCGTATAGACCACTCCGGGCCGCACCGCGAGCCTGTGTTCTTCGCCCGCGGAAAGCGGGACCAATTCGCCCGTCTCCCTGACAATCGTGAGGCGGCACGGAAGTTCTTCGCGGCGAGAGTCTCCAGTGACCTGGATTTCCAGCCAGGATTGCTCAATGGCTTCGCGGCCGGGCCGAAGATCGAGTTCGAACTCGCCCACGATGATGTCGTCGATGGCCTTGGGCGGCAGGATTGCGAGAATGTTTTCGCCACTGCGCAAAGCGCCGGCCGGGATGCGGACCGCGTTAATGAGCGGCGCCTCCATCAAGACCAGACTGCCGACCCTTTTTCCATTGAGCGCGACGCCCCAATCCAGCTTCACGTCGTCCTGGTACACGAAGAGCGTGGCTTCGCGCTCGTTGGGCTGGGCGGAAAAGCGAACTTCCAATCCGCGGTTGTGCGGGGTTTTGCCCTCGAAGTAATCCCACTCCGGGGAACCGGCGGTGCCCAGATGATAGCTGCGCCCGTCCAGAATGCGGGGATTGTCAGCCGCGGCGGCTATGAGGACGCACAAGACCGATCCGGACAACAGGAGGAGCGCAGACAACCTGGCGCGATGGAATGAAACGAGTGAACAAGTTTTGGAGCAATGGGCTTTAGCGTTCTTCACAAAAGGAAACGAAGAGAACAAAGGCTTCGTTACCTTGGTTGCCTTCTGTTTAGATTTAGCCAGGCAGGATGCCTGGCCTACTTTTGGATGCGCAGTCATCGAGCGTTGAGGCAAAGGCTGGAGGCCAACACTTCTCAGGGAACGCCGACCGTCTTTGCGCTCGAATGTTCCCCAACGAGGCTCGGTCGCGATTGCCGAAAATGTTCGCTGAGGAACTCGACCAGCGAACGGATTTGTTCCTCGTCGAGCGGCCCTTCCGCAGATTTCGAAAACGCCGGCATCAGTGTGCCCGGCTTTCCGTTTCGCACCCAGGTCTCCCAATAGCTCGGATCAAATGGTGTCTTTACGGCCGCCAGGTCCGGCACCATTTCGGCGCGGTGTTTTGCTTCGTGACAGATGGCGCACGCGACTTTGTAAAGTTCGGCTCCCTTTTTGCCGATGGCAGGCTGGAGGTGGCATTTCGCGCAATCTCCTTTGAAAACCGCCTGGCGGTCCGCTTGCGCGACCAGGATGCCGAACATCCGCCGCCGTTCTTCCGAGGTGGGCTCAGGGATGTGGACGTTGATCGCGACCTCGAACACGCCGCTGGAAGTGACCACGCGGGTCATCTTGCTGAGAAGGCCCTGTTTGCCGCGCAAATCCACCTGGATCTCAAACTGGTCGGTCCCGCCCGGAGGGATCAGCCAAGGGGTACGGGCACGCTTCACCACCGTGCAACCGCAGGTCGTGCTGGCGCCATTGATTTCGACGCCCCTCCAGTGGGATCTGTTGGTGAGGTTGAAAACGAAAACCGTGTTCGTCTCGCCGCGTTTGGCCTCGTAGCACTTCGCGGTCGCGTCCCAGACGAGCGCTTGCGAAAAGGATTGCGAATCCGCGAAGCAGGCGCCTGCTGACAACAGGGCAGCCAAAAGCGGTTGGAACCAACCTTTCGTCATCTGGCCGCTTCAAGTCGTTCTGAGATCAAGGGAACTTCCCCCACAGACGTGGCAGGGCTGCGTTGCCGCGCAGACGGTCTTCAGTCGATGCGGCGGCGTCGCCAGCTAAACCGCCGGTCTCTGGGCCTTCGTCTGTAGATATTTTCGCGTGAGCAGGAACACCACCAGCACAACCAGGCCAATCGCCAGGATCGGCGCGACGATGGAAAGCACGGAGGCCACAATCGAGCCGCCAAGCTCAGCCGTGGCAAACACAGGGTTCGCCAGTCCCCCCGTCGAGACGGTTGAAGCGCCACGGCCCAAAACGGTCGTCGCCTGCACCAAACCCGCCGCGCCGCCGCCGGCGATGACCGCCAGCGTCCATTTCAGGAATGGGCTAACGTCCGTTATCATCGAGGCTGTGACGATAGTTCCCGCAACCACGGCGGCCGGGCTGGCCACCGTGTCCAAGAAATTATCGACCCAGGGGACATAATACCCCGCGATCTCCAAAACCGTCGCCACGCCAAAGGCGATCAGCGCCGGTTCGGAGCCGATCCACTGGAAGGACGACGCAAGTGTGAGGTGTCCCGAATACGACGCGATACTCATGACGAGCAGAGGGACAAAGACGCGAAAACCGCACGCGGCGCTCAAGCCGACGCCCACGCAAAGACTCAGAATCGTTTCCATATGGTTCTTAATGTTTAGCTCAGTTAGGCCTTCCGCAAGCCAGTCAGGTCGCCACTTTACGCGCGAACTGCCGCTTCAGCGTGCAACGTAATGCCCGGGCGACAAAAGTCCAGCCGAAGCGACCGAAGCGACGCATGCCGGACGCACGCAGAGAACACAGAGCCAACCCTGTTTGTTTCAGCTTACTCTCACGGCCTCGCGTCCGCCTGTTCCGGCCGGGGCGACCGCTCCACCAGTTTGAGCGCTTCGTCGATGTAAATCTGGCCCGTCATCTCGCCGAGGCAAACGCGCGAGACATATTCGTAACGCTTGAAGCTGCCCCAGTCCTCCCGGGTCAGGATGTAACCGAAGGCGTCGTTCGTCAGGCCGAACAGGAAGTTGTGTGCGCCACGCATTTTCCGTTTCAGATAGTAGCCGATGTTCGGCAGGGCTTCGCCAGGGATGGTAAGGATTTGCGCATTCCCCACGTTCACGAGGTTGATGCGAGTCGTGACCCGGCCCGAGTTGTCGGCATTGTGGCCCAGTGGCGACATTTTCAAGACTGCCAGGAGCATCGGGGATTCAACCGGGAAACTGACTGACCGGGAGGCGCAAAACAATTGCGGATCGCGCTGAATCGAGGCGGAGTCGGCAATGCGCAGCGCTTCGTCTGCGAGCAACTGGCCGATCCGCACGCACTCTGGCCAGGTCCGCATATCCTTGCCTTCGGGGCCGCGGTTGTCCGCCGTGACCATTCCGCCCTGCGCGCTGTTCATGAAGAGGGCGGTGCCGCCCCCTTTCTCGTGAATGCGCTCATAGAGTGGGCCTGCCAAATCCGGACTGAGAATGCCCTGTCCGGAACCCAGCACTTCCGGGTGCACCGCGTAATTGACGAGCGTGGCGAACGGTTTGCCGTCCCGGCCAATCGCTTGAATCACGTGGCAACGCGGGTCGTAAAGTTGCGGCGCGTAGTAGTTGTAGGCGATTCTTCCTTTGGCTTCGCCGGTGGCGATCTTCAAGCCCGCGGGTTGCAGCTTGGAAACCGCTTCGTTCATCGCCTCCGCCATCTTTGCGCAGACCCATTCGAGGTATTTCAAATCGGAAGCGAATCCCCCCTGGCCATCCGGGAACCCATAGCAGTCCGGCGCGCTGTGGGTGTGGGTGGCGCCGATGAGAATGTTTTCGCCCGGAATGCCCTTGACCTGGCTGCGGACTTTATTGCCGAGGGTGGCCGGGAAACCCAGGAAATCAGCCCCTACGATGGCGACGCGTGTCTCGCCATTTTCCAAAACCAAAGCGCGCACCGTGAGGTCTCCTTCCTTTCTCGTCGTCGGGTGAGAGGGCCCGACGCCCCCGGATACGGGCAGCAAGGGATCCGGCGTGACAATCCGCACCGCGATTCCCGCGCGAAATTCCGCCCAGAGTTGCAGCGGGAGGATCAACGCGACCAGAGAAGGCAGCAGAGTTTTTCGAAGACATCCTGCGCAGTTCATGGGGCGCGGTGTAACACGCGCGCAGGTTCATGTCGAGGTTTCGTCCAAAGCTCGCAGAGAGGATTGAGATTAACATGAGGATTACGAGGAGGAGCCTTTGGGCGGGTGGCGACGATTTCGGCGATACGGGTCCTGAAACTCGAATCGAGACGCGGTGTTTGAAACGGAATGAGTCGAATCTGGGAATGGATCGGCGAGCGGTATCGCCTCAGTTACTGCTAGGTCCGCGGGATGGACGACAAAGCTCGTAGCGCAGAGTTGCACTCTGCCGTATCGCAGAATTGTATTCTGCGGGGCGTCTCCCAGTCCGAGCACGCTGGGACTTGCCGGCGCCCTGCCGATTGGAAATCGGCGATAGAGCAGATTGAAAATCTGCGCTACGGTTCTCCGGTCGATCTGTCGTCAATCCCGCGGTCTGCACATTATGGATGCCGTAGGGAGTAATCAGTGATCAGTTGCCAGTTGTCAGTTGCCAGTTGTCAGTGAGCAGTTCATGCGTTCAACGTTCTTCGCTCCGGGGCGACGGAAAGGGTCCGCTTCCGGCGCGATTGCTTGAAGAGCATCTGCGGCGGCTCAGAGCTTGTCGGCTTTGCCCGCAGATGCACAAGCCCGTCGTCACGTGCGGTCCGGTCTTGAGCAAAGTGTTGCTCGTCGGCCAGGCGCCGGGGGACAAAGAACCGGTTCTGGGCCGGCCGTTCGCCTGGACAGCCGGGCGAACCTTGTTTCGCTGGTTTGAAGAAACGGTCGGGATGACCGAAGCGCAGTTCCGGACGTCGATTTACATGGCGGCGGTGTGCCGATGTTTTCCAGGGAAAAAGCCCACCGGCGGCGACCGCGTGCCATCCGGAGAAGAAGTGCGCAACTGCTCGTCGTGGTTGAAGAATGAAGTGGAGATTCTAAAGCCCGCATTGGTGATCCCGGTCGGGAAACTGGCCATCGAACAATTCCTTCCCCACGGCAAGCTGGACGAAGTGATCGGCCGCAAGTTTAGCGTGCGTCACTTTAAGCGCACGTTCGATCTTGTGCCGTTGCCGCATCCTTCCGGCGCCTCGCCGTGGCATCGCATCGAACCGGGCAAAAGCTTGCTCCGGCAGGCGCTGGCGTTGATCGCGGAGCAGACAGCTTTTCGGGAGATCCGTCGGAATTGGCCCAAACAGAAGGCAACAAAGGGAATTTTGTCCAACCACGGATGAACACGGATTCACACGGATAAGAAGAGAAGAAATTAAATCCGTGTTTATCCGTGTCCATCCGTGGTTAGAAATCCGGGAGACATTCTTCTGAGTTTTCAAAGTCAGATTCCTACTGTTCGCGTAGCTCAAGACTGCGCCAGCAATACCAGCTTCCCAAAGTTGCGAAGGGCCGCCAGGGCCTGGCGATTTCGTGCCCGGTTTCCTTGTCCGGCAAATCGGGCAACCGGTAAAGATTCCGCAGCGCCGTGCGGATGCCCAGATCCTGGTGCGGAAAGACGTCCACGCGGCCCAGAGAAAAAATCAAAAACATCTGCGCCGTCCAGACGCCGATGCCTTTGATTTGAACCAATTCCGCGACGACCTCTTCGTCCGGCAGGCGAGCCAGCTTCGCCAGGCGCACGCGGCCTTCCAGCACTTTTGCCGAGAGATCAGAAAGGTAGGCGCTCTTTTGAGGAGAAAGGCCGGCGCTCCGCATTTGCGCGGGCGTCAATTGCGCGAGGTTCTTCGGAGTGATGCGGCGAGGCACGAGGAGCCGGCGCAGCCTTTCGTTGATCGACCGCGCCGCGCTTCCGGAAATCTGCTGCGCGATGATGGAGCGAACCAAGGAGCGAAAGCGATTCCGTTGCAGCTTCAGCCGGAACGGCCCGACTTGATCGATCACGCCGCGAAGGACAGGGTCCGCGGCGCGAAGATGATTCAAGCCGGCTTCAATTGGGCGGGGATCATGCACGATGGATGCGCGAAGGAGCGCGGACAGCTTGTCCGCACGGCGGTTTGGCGAGACTTTCGAGAAGCGGGCGGGCAGGCTGCCCGCGCTCCTTGCGCGCGATTCTTGGAGTCATGGCCCATTTACCACGTTTTGATTTCGGCCCAGAGCCGCTTGAGATCCGGATCGGATAGCGCCATGAGTTTGATGCCGGAGCGATCACCGCGCTCCAAAGCGCGCCGAAGCCATTTCCTGGCGTCGTCGAGCCAGCCCATTTGGCAGGCGTAACAGGAAAGGTTGTAAGGAATGGTCGGTTCCTCGGGGAATTGATCCGCCGCCGGCAGCAACGCTTCCCAGGCAGCCTGCAGTCCGCCATCCGACACGCGGCGCAGAGCATAGGCCTGGTGCAGCCAACCAGAGGAACGGTCCGGTTGCGCTTGAATCAGAGTGCGCGCCACGTCGAGGGCCGCTTTCCAGTTCTGCTCGCTGGCCGCGATGAGCCAGTTGACCTGGAGAACGTCCGGATGGTTTTGAAATGCAGGCGAAATTCGAGCCAACTCCGCGCGCGCTTCGTTGCAGTCGGCCAATTCGATCCAACCAATGGCCGCGGAGAGGAAATGGGTATCGGGCGGTTCCAACTTCGTCATCGGCGCACACAGTAATCCCTGGCCTTAATGGAGACAAGCATGGGCGCGCGTTTTTGAAAATCCGAGAGCCGAATTTGAAATCCGCTGCAACTTCCATTGCTGAATGCAAATCATTCGGAGTAACCGGAACGATTCAGTTGGAATCGGGGAGCACACGCGCCCCCGCGGGTTCCGGCTGGCGCCCTCGCCAGTCGGATTGTCGGAGAAACCATCTCATCAGACGATTGCTCTTTCGCATGGAAGACTTTGGTCGGCGGGGGCGCCGACCAAAGCACGCGAGGGCGCGTGCGCTCCCCATCTGATGTGAATCGTTCCGACGCTACGCCGAGGCGCGGCGGAGACGGTCCGCGATGGCTTGCCACGCCACGTTTTCCGGCGGCGCTTCCACGACGATCAGTTTAGCGCCGGCGGCATCACATCGGTGCCACTCCGAATACAGCGCGCGCCCGAAGGCTTCCGGGTCGCGTGGGAGCACGCAGATCTGGCCATAGCCCGTTTCGCCCGGGAGGCGCGAATGCGCGATCACAAACGTCTCATTGATTTCGAATTTGAGATTTGAAATTTGGGATTTCAGGTCGGCGTCGTTGGTCCAGGACCATACGACCAGTCTGGCTTTGGGAGCGTAATGCCTGTGCAACAAGCCGGGGCTGCGCAAAACCTCGTCCGGCCGGGACTCAACAGCAACCAGATCGCCGGTCACCGCCGCGAGGGATTCAACCGGAATCATCCCCGGTCGAAGCATTCGCGCTGGCAGGGTGGTCAGATCCAGCACGGTGGATTCGATTCCGACCTGGGCCGGGCCGCCGTCGAGCACAAGCTGGACTTTTCCGCACAGACCGCTCCGCGCGTCCTCCGCGGTGGTTGGCGAAACCTGCCCGGAAAGGTTGGCGCTGGGCGCAGCCAGCGGAAAACCGCACGCCCGAATGACCGCTTCGATAACCGGGTGACGCGGCCAACGCACGCCGACCGTCGGACCTCGCGCCGTGACAGGGTCAGGAATCCGATCCGCGCGTGGCAGGACCAAGGTCAGCGGCCCTGGCCAAAAGGCATTGGCTAACTTCGCCGCCAGCGGAGGCCATTCTTTGACGCAGCGTTGGGCCATTTCCAGGCTGACCACATGGACGATGATCGGATTGTGCGCTGGGCGGCCTTTCACGGCGAAGATCTTCTCGACGGCAGTCGCGTCGAGGGCATTGGCCGCCAGGCCGTATACGGTCTCGGTGGGCAAAACCACGACCTCGCCCGCGCGCAGGAGCCGAACCGCTTCTTGCACCGCGGCGGCGAGCAAACCGGGCGTGTGTGTGGCCAGGACTTTGCACTTTTCCATTGCC
Proteins encoded in this region:
- a CDS encoding type II toxin-antitoxin system Phd/YefM family antitoxin — its product is MSIHPQIIEKDGRKEFVVLPYDEFLRLQEELEDYHDLRLLREEKASAGAEPTRLLDEVLKELGE
- a CDS encoding c-type cytochrome, giving the protein MTKGWFQPLLAALLSAGACFADSQSFSQALVWDATAKCYEAKRGETNTVFVFNLTNRSHWRGVEINGASTTCGCTVVKRARTPWLIPPGGTDQFEIQVDLRGKQGLLSKMTRVVTSSGVFEVAINVHIPEPTSEERRRMFGILVAQADRQAVFKGDCAKCHLQPAIGKKGAELYKVACAICHEAKHRAEMVPDLAAVKTPFDPSYWETWVRNGKPGTLMPAFSKSAEGPLDEEQIRSLVEFLSEHFRQSRPSLVGEHSSAKTVGVP
- a CDS encoding DUF4126 domain-containing protein; translation: METILSLCVGVGLSAACGFRVFVPLLVMSIASYSGHLTLASSFQWIGSEPALIAFGVATVLEIAGYYVPWVDNFLDTVASPAAVVAGTIVTASMITDVSPFLKWTLAVIAGGGAAGLVQATTVLGRGASTVSTGGLANPVFATAELGGSIVASVLSIVAPILAIGLVVLVVFLLTRKYLQTKAQRPAV
- a CDS encoding uracil-DNA glycosylase — its product is MHKPVVTCGPVLSKVLLVGQAPGDKEPVLGRPFAWTAGRTLFRWFEETVGMTEAQFRTSIYMAAVCRCFPGKKPTGGDRVPSGEEVRNCSSWLKNEVEILKPALVIPVGKLAIEQFLPHGKLDEVIGRKFSVRHFKRTFDLVPLPHPSGASPWHRIEPGKSLLRQALALIAEQTAFREIRRNWPKQKATKGILSNHG
- a CDS encoding DNA-3-methyladenine glycosylase 2 family protein, with protein sequence MSALLRASIVHDPRPIEAGLNHLRAADPVLRGVIDQVGPFRLKLQRNRFRSLVRSIIAQQISGSAARSINERLRRLLVPRRITPKNLAQLTPAQMRSAGLSPQKSAYLSDLSAKVLEGRVRLAKLARLPDEEVVAELVQIKGIGVWTAQMFLIFSLGRVDVFPHQDLGIRTALRNLYRLPDLPDKETGHEIARPWRPFATLGSWYCWRSLELREQ
- a CDS encoding tetratricopeptide repeat protein, producing the protein MTKLEPPDTHFLSAAIGWIELADCNEARAELARISPAFQNHPDVLQVNWLIAASEQNWKAALDVARTLIQAQPDRSSGWLHQAYALRRVSDGGLQAAWEALLPAADQFPEEPTIPYNLSCYACQMGWLDDARKWLRRALERGDRSGIKLMALSDPDLKRLWAEIKTW
- a CDS encoding threonylcarbamoyl-AMP synthase, whose product is MEKCKVLATHTPGLLAAAVQEAVRLLRAGEVVVLPTETVYGLAANALDATAVEKIFAVKGRPAHNPIIVHVVSLEMAQRCVKEWPPLAAKLANAFWPGPLTLVLPRADRIPDPVTARGPTVGVRWPRHPVIEAVIRACGFPLAAPSANLSGQVSPTTAEDARSGLCGKVQLVLDGGPAQVGIESTVLDLTTLPARMLRPGMIPVESLAAVTGDLVAVESRPDEVLRSPGLLHRHYAPKARLVVWSWTNDADLKSQISNLKFEINETFVIAHSRLPGETGYGQICVLPRDPEAFGRALYSEWHRCDAAGAKLIVVEAPPENVAWQAIADRLRRASA